In the Aeromicrobium fastidiosum genome, CCCGACTCACTGGCCCTCTCGCAGCACCCCGACCTGCGGGCACCGCTGCAGGAGGCCGTCGACCGGGCCACCGACGAGGCGCTGTCGACGTACCAGCTCAGCGGACGTCGCGTCTCGTGGCCGACGCGCGACGGGGTCGACCGCACGCTGCTGTCCGATCTGCGCGGCGAGGGCGATGCCCCGGTCATCGTGACGCCGAAGGCCGTGCCCGACTGGGACCGCCGCCTCGGCTCGATCGTGCAGTACGAGTCGGCACGCGGACCCGTCCCGCTGCTGGTCGACGATGCCGACGTGTCCGGGGACCAGACGCCCGCGACGCTGCGGCAGCAGGTGCTGAGCGAGGCCGCCCTGGCCGTCCTGGAGCGGACGATCGACCCCGCATCGCGTGCCGATGCCGTCGTGATGGTCGACCCGCAGTGGAACCCCGGCGCCGACTGGGCGTCCGGCGAGCTGGCGACGGCCTTCTCGGCCCCGTTCGTGCAGCCGACGAGCCTCGACTCGGTGCTGACCCGGCCCGTCTCGACCTACGCGGGCGACGTTCCCGCGACGGCTCGCGCCCGTCCGCTCTCCCGCGACCAGCTCGAGGCGGCCGACGCGATCGTCCAGCAGGGCCGCACCCTCAGCACGATCATCGCCCAGAACGACGGCTTCGACGTCTCGCTGGCCCGCGGTGTCGCGGAGGTGCTGGCGGTGAGGTGGCGGCTCGATCGTCCTCGCGCTCTCCAGATCGCGACGTCCCGTGCCCGCCGTGCCGGTGCCGAGCTCGACAAGATCGCGATCGAGGCACCGCCGTCGGTCACGCTGTCGAGCTCGAAGGGTGGGTTCCCGCTCACGATCCGCAACGACACCGACGAGGCCATCCGCATCGGCGCCGACCTCGACTCCAGCAACCCCGCCCTCACGATCCCGTCGGTCAAGTCGGTGACGATCGCGGCGGGCGAACGCCGCACGCTGACGGTGCAGATCGACCTCGGCAACCAGCGCACGACCTACCTGACCGCCCGCCTCATGACGACCGACGGTCAGACGATCGGCACCAAGACGACGTTCAAGGTGCGGTCGAGCAGCATCAGCACCGTGCTCTGGGTCGCGATGGGTGCCGCCGGGGTGTTCGTGCTC is a window encoding:
- a CDS encoding DUF6049 family protein; the encoded protein is MSSRRCTILVALLLTALVTLAGVAPASAADDDPGLTVTIGTVSPTLLAPGRDVSMSGTVTNADDHAWTKVQAYLVIPASPFTTRRQVDQAMADGRAYTGVRVIETGSFDEVGDLAPGQTSAFRVDVPFEQLRITGAEGVYPVGVQILATDDEGNRDTVAVAQATTFVPLVSSATDPVPTSIVWPFVMPDHRRADGDYADPRSLLTSVGAGGQLRNLLDLAASTPGAGATVVIDPALLVGVGDLAEGRHIADDVEVTDDERAAAGRFLDDLLAFARPRSPWILDYDRPDSLALSQHPDLRAPLQEAVDRATDEALSTYQLSGRRVSWPTRDGVDRTLLSDLRGEGDAPVIVTPKAVPDWDRRLGSIVQYESARGPVPLLVDDADVSGDQTPATLRQQVLSEAALAVLERTIDPASRADAVVMVDPQWNPGADWASGELATAFSAPFVQPTSLDSVLTRPVSTYAGDVPATARARPLSRDQLEAADAIVQQGRTLSTIIAQNDGFDVSLARGVAEVLAVRWRLDRPRALQIATSRARRAGAELDKIAIEAPPSVTLSSSKGGFPLTIRNDTDEAIRIGADLDSSNPALTIPSVKSVTIAAGERRTLTVQIDLGNQRTTYLTARLMTTDGQTIGTKTTFKVRSSSISTVLWVAMGAAGVFVLIALVRRFHRRRTSGTGDAPEQLADDDD